Proteins encoded together in one Amphritea japonica ATCC BAA-1530 window:
- a CDS encoding MarR family winged helix-turn-helix transcriptional regulator: MNTIITQQLLERLASLLRSENRSLLLEYGLQPVQFDALHYLSICNRYSDTPMSVTEYLGQTKGSVSQTLKVLEKKGLIVKTPDCCDKRVAHMAVTTEGRQLIKAVLPSPLLEVAGDVLGNKDLVSINSTLGTLLRTVQQANNFKSFGQCDSCRHNIKSAEDDYFCGLTKEPLTKMDIQLICREHQPRQLEGTE; this comes from the coding sequence ATGAATACGATCATTACACAACAGTTACTGGAGCGCCTGGCGAGCTTGCTGCGCAGTGAAAACCGTAGTTTGTTGCTTGAATATGGCCTGCAACCGGTGCAGTTTGATGCTTTGCATTATTTATCTATCTGCAATCGATATTCGGATACGCCGATGAGTGTGACCGAATACCTGGGTCAAACTAAGGGCTCTGTATCACAAACGCTCAAGGTGCTTGAAAAGAAAGGTCTGATAGTAAAAACGCCTGATTGCTGTGATAAGCGTGTTGCGCACATGGCTGTGACTACAGAGGGGCGTCAGTTGATTAAGGCCGTTTTACCCTCTCCATTGCTTGAGGTAGCCGGTGATGTATTGGGTAATAAGGATCTCGTTTCAATTAATTCAACGTTAGGCACCTTGCTGAGAACGGTACAGCAGGCCAATAACTTCAAGTCATTTGGGCAATGTGACAGCTGTCGTCACAATATAAAGTCTGCAGAAGATGACTATTTCTGTGGGCTGACGAAAGAGCCGTTGACTAAAATGGATATCCAGCTTATTTGTCGTGAGCACCAGCCTCGGCAACTAGAGGGGACAGAGTAG